A single Camelus ferus isolate YT-003-E chromosome 3, BCGSAC_Cfer_1.0, whole genome shotgun sequence DNA region contains:
- the TIGD6 gene encoding tigger transposable element-derived protein 6: MATKGNKKRRQFSLEEKMKVVEAVDSGKRKGDVAKEFGITPSTLSTFLKDRARFEEKVREASVGPQRKRMRNALYDDIDKAVFAWFQEIHAKNILVTGSVIRKKALNLANMLGYDNFQASVGWLNRFRDRHGIALKAVCREDSGRLMNSLGIDKVNEWHAGEIIKLIADYSPDDIFNADETGVFFQLLPQHTLVAKGDHCRGGKKARQRLTALFCCNASGTEKMRPLIVGRSANPRCLKNVHSLPCDYRANQWAWMTQDLFNEWLMQVDARMKRAERRILLLIDNCSAHNMLPHLERIQVGYLPSNCTAVLQPLNLGIIHTVKVLYRGHFLKQILLKLNSSEDQEKVDIRQAIDMIAAAWWSVKQSTVVRCWQKAGIIPVELTESDTEAAASEPDIAIEKLWHSVAIATCVPNEINFQDFVTADDDLIISQELLDTEVIQDMRAGENTDEAGSEDDGEASLPQQPKITLTEAISSVQKLRRFLSTCVGVPDAIFGQLNGIDEYLMRRVTQTPVDSKITDFLQTK; encoded by the coding sequence ATGGCAACCAAGGGGAACAAGAAGCGTCGGCAGTTCTCcctggaggagaaaatgaaagttGTAGAAGCTGTAGACTCAGGCAAGAGGAAAGGCGATGTGGCAAAAGAATTCGGTATCACTCCTTCTACATTGTCTACATTCTTAAAGGATCGCGCCAGATTTGAAGAAAAGGTGCGGGAAGCATCTGTGGGACCTCAACGGAAAAGGATGAGGAATGCTCTTTATGATGACATTGATAAGGCTGTTTTTGCTTGGTTTCAAGAAATCCATGCCAAAAACATTCTCGTGACTGGTTCTGTCATTCGGAAAAAAGCGCTAAACCTGGCCAACATGCTTGGCTATGACAATTTTCAAGCAAGTGTGGGCTGGCTGAACAGATTTCGGGATCGCCATGGAATTGCTTTGAAAGCAGTCTGTAGAGAAGATAGTGGCAGACTAATGAATAGTTTAGGAATAGATAAGGTTAATGAGTGGCATGCAGGggaaattataaaactaattGCTGACTACAGCCCAGATGATATCTTTAATGCTGATGAGACAGGAGTGTTTTTCCAGTTGCTTCCCCAGCACACGCTTGTAGCAAAAGGGGATCATTGtagagggggaaagaaagcaagGCAGCGGTTGACAGCCCTCTTTTGTTGCAATGCTTCAGGGACTGAAAAAATGAGACCATTGATTGTTGGTAGGTCAGCTAACCCACGCTGCCTCAAGAATGTCCATTCCCTCCCTTGTGATTACCGAGCCAACCAGTGGGCATGGATGACGCAGGATCTATTTAATGAGTGGCTGATGCAAGTGGATGCCAGGATGAAGCGGGCTGAACGCCGGATCCTCCTGCTGATCGACAACTGCTCTGCTCACAACATGCTTCCACACTTGGAAAGGATTCAGGTGGGGTATCTGCCCTCAAACTGTACTGCCGTCTTGCAGCCACTGAATCTTGGCATAATTCATACCGTGAAAGTGCTGTACAGGGGCCACTTTCTAAAACAGATCCTCCTCAAGCTCAATAGCAGTGAGGATCAGGAAAAAGTGGACATCAGGCAGGCGATTGACATGATTGCTGCGGCCTGGTGGTCAGTCAAGCAGTCCACAGTGGTGAGATGCTGGCAGAAGGCAGGCATCATCCCTGTGGAACTGACGGAATCTGacacagaagcagcagccagtgaACCAGATATTGCCATCGAAAAGTTGTGGCACTCAGTGGCTATTGCCACTTGTGtcccaaatgaaataaatttccaGGACTTTGTCACTGCAGATGATGATCTCATCATCTCTCAGGAGCTGCTGGACACAGAGGTCATCCAGGACATGAGGGCTGGTGAAAATACTGATGAAGCTGGAAGTGAAGATGACGGGGAGGCTTCTTTACCACAGCAGCCAAAAATCACCCTCACAGAGGCCATCTCAAGTGTACAGAAACTTAGACGGTTCCTTTCCACTTGTGTAGGTGTTCCTGATGCCATCTTTGGACAGCTAAATGGCATAGATGAATATTTAATGAGAAGAGTGACACAAACTCCTGTTGATTCCAAAATTACAGATTTCCTCCAAACAAAATAA
- the SLC26A2 gene encoding sulfate transporter isoform X1, which produces MSSESKEQDDLSFKDSLEGDDQYSPPSRIHLEHEKESSTVFKEEANDQCIPYPRIHLEPQEKPNTNFKQFVMKKLQKNCQCSPTKAKNMIFDFLPVLRWLPKYQLKKNILGDVMSGLIVGILLVPQSIAYSLLAGQEPVYGLYTSFFASIIYFLFGTSRHISVGIFGVLCLMIGEVVDRELQKAGYDTAHIPPSSGMVSNESTLLNQESDRICDRSCYAITVGSTVTFMAGVYQVVMGFFQVGFVSVYLSDALLSGFVTGASFTILTSQAKYLLGLSLPRSNGVGSLITTWIHIFKNIHKTNLCDLITSLLCLLVLVPTKELNEHFKSKLKAPIPTELIVVVAATLASHFGKLNEKYSTSIAGHIPTGFLPPKAPDWNLIPNVAVDAIAISIIGFAITVSLSEMFAKKHGYAVKANQEMYAIGFCNIIPSFFHCFTTSAALAKTLVKESTGCQTQISGVVTALVLLLVLLVIAPLFYSLQKSVLGVITIVNLRGALCKFKDLPKMWKVSRMDTVIWFVTMLSSALISTEIGLLVGVCFSMFCVILRTQKPKSSLLGLVKESEIFESTSAYKNLWTKPGIKIFRFVAPLYYINKEYFKSALYKRTLNPVLVEAAQKKAAKKKIRKEIATLSRIQDEVSVQLSHDPLEFHTVVIDCSAVQFLDTAGINTLKEVRRDFRAVGIQVLLAQCNPSVRDSLARGEYCKQEEENLLFYSVYEAVTFAEESQNQKGTYIPNGLNFSTD; this is translated from the exons ATGTCTTCAGAAAGTAAAGAGCAAGATGACCTTTCATTCAAGGACTCCCTTGAAGGAGACGACCAGTACAGTCCTCCATCTAGGATCCATCTGGAGCATGAAAAGGAATCAAGTACTGTCTTCAAGGAAGAGGCCAATGATCAATGTATACCTTATCCTAGGATCCATTTGGAGCCTCAAGAGAAACCAAATACTAACTTCAAGCAGTTTGTCatgaaaaaactacaaaaaaattgCCAGTGCAGTCCAACCAAAGccaaaaatatgatttttgattttcttcctgtTCTGCGGTGGCTTCCAAAATACCagctgaagaaaaacattttaggaGATGTGATGTCTGGCTTGATTGTGGGCATCTTATTAGTGCCCCAATCCATTGCTTATTCTCTCTTGGCTGGCCAAGAACCTGTCTACGGTCTATACACATCTTTTTTTGCCAGCatcatttatttcctgtttggTACCTCCCGTCACATCTCTGTGGGCATTTTTGGAGTACTGTGCCTTATGATTGGTGAAGTAGTTGACCGAGAACTACAAAAAGCCGGCTATGACACTGCCCATATTCCTCCTTCTTCAGGAATGGTTTCAAATGAGAGCACATTATTAAACCAGGAATCAGACAGGATATGTGACAGAAGTTGCTATGCAATTACAGTTGGCAGCACCGTAACATTTATGGCTGGAGTTTATCAG GTAGTGATGGGCTTCTTTCAAGTGGGCTTTGTTTCAGTCTACCTCTCAGACGCCTTGCTGAGTGGATTTGTCACTGGTGCCTCCTTCACTATTCTTACATCTCAGGCCAAGTACCTCCTTGGGCTCAGCCTTCCTCGGAGTAATGGCGTGGGCTCACTCATCACTACTTGGATACATATCTTCAAAAACATCCATAAGACTAATCTCTGTGATCTTATCACCAGCCTTTTGTGCCTTTTGGTTCTTGTGCCAACCAAAGAACTCAACGAGCATTTCAAGTCCAAGCTCAAGGCACCGATTCCTACTGAACTCATTGTCGTTGTGGCGGCCACATTAGCCTCTCATTTTGGAAAACTAAATGAGAAATACAGCACCAGTATTGCTGGACATATTCCCACTGGGTTTCTGCCACCCAAAGCACCGGACTGGAACTTAATTCCTAATGTAGCTGTGGATGCAATAGCTATTTCTATTATTGGTTTTGCTATCACTGTATCACTTTCTGAGATGTTTGCTAAGAAACACGGCTACGCAGTCAAAGCTAATCAGGAAATGTATGCCATTGGCTTTTGCAATATCATCCCTTCCTTCTTCCACTGCTTTACTACTAGCGCGGCTCTTGCAAAGACATTGGTTAAAGAATCCACAGGCTGCCAAACTCAGATCTCTGGTGTGGTGACAGCTCTGGTTCTTTTGTTGGTCCTCTTGGTAATAGCTCCATTATTCTATTCCCTTCAGAAGAGTGTCCTTGGTGTGATCACGATTGTAAATCTCCGAGGAGCCCTATGTAAATTTAAGGATCTGCCCAAGATGTGGAAGGTTAGCAGAATGGATACAGTTATCTGGTTTGTTACTATGCTGTCCTCTGCACTGATAAGTACTGAAATAGGCCTGCTTGTCGGGgtttgtttttctatgttttgTGTCATCCTCCGCACTCAGAAGCCAAAGAGTTCATTGCTTGGCTTGGTGAAAGAGTCCGAAATCTTTGAATCCACGTCTGCCTACAAGAACCTTTGGACTAAGCCGGGCATCAAGATTTTCCGCTTTGTAGCCCCTCTCTACTACataaacaaagaatattttaaatctgcTTTATACAAAAGAACTCTCAACCCAGTCTTAGTGGAGGCAGCTCAGAAGAAGGCAGCaaagaaaaagatcagaaaagaaatagcaaCTCTCAGTAGAATCCAGGATGAAGTTTCAGTGCAGCTTTCCCACGACCCCTTAGAGTTCCACACCGTGGTGATTGACTGCAGTGCAGTGCAGTTTCTGGACACTGCAGGGATCAACACACTGAAAGAGGTGCGCAGAGACTTCAGAGCTGTTGGCATTCAGGTTCTGCTTGCTCAGTGCAATCCCTCCGTGAGGGATTCCCTGGCCCGGGGAGAGTATTgcaaacaggaagaagaaaacctTCTCTTTTATAGTGTATATGAAGCAGTGACTTTTGCCGAAGAATCTCAGAATCAGAAAGGAACATATATTCCCAATGGTCTGAATTTTTCCACTGATTGA
- the HMGXB3 gene encoding LOW QUALITY PROTEIN: HMG domain-containing protein 3 (The sequence of the model RefSeq protein was modified relative to this genomic sequence to represent the inferred CDS: inserted 2 bases in 2 codons; deleted 1 base in 1 codon; substituted 1 base at 1 genomic stop codon) — protein MDNNGNGEKLHQSRQEMMMSRRLVTGIEKEVRRGLDPSRSAQPRPSYLNALRQCPGGXGRPXAGGRSFLLLPEPLAGSSPSALAAPFQARKQFLWARPSARAVLLRLRKGTHAVTRRRPLPACREGRRDGSPWRSEVCCSGSCSRRTXAAVTPVPLLTSSGSPGLDPRGPQQASVKSLRSEPVLSYPPNATLYRDSEEGDREGLSRLRAVCRRAGPRGRGSFSTRDARASPRLHFLVATVTTGAASRRQRGARVRRPVPSSSPLAGRLRECEPRNLHAPPAMDASYDGTEVTVVMEEIEEAYCYTSPGPPKKKKKYKIHGEKAKKPRSAYLLYYYDIYLKVQQELPHLPQSEINKKISESWRLLSVAERSYYLEKAKLEKEGLDPNSKLSALTAVVPDIPGFRKILPRSDYIIIPKSSLQEDRSCPQLELCVAQNQMSPKGPSLVSNTALETVPSHAGVAEQCLAVEALAEDVGALAQPGAVQEIATSEILSQDVLLNEASLEVGESHQPYQTSLVIEETLVNGSPDLPTGSLAVPHPQVGESMSVVTVMRDSSESNSSAPATQFIMLPLPAYSVVENPTSIKLTTTYTRRGHGTCTSPGCSFTYVTRHKPPKCPTCGNFLGGKWIPKEKPTKVKVELASGSSSKGSVVKRSQQPVTTEQNSPKENASKLTLENSEAVSQLLSVAPPREVGEENEWEEVIISDAHVLVKETPGNRGTAVTKTPVVKSGVQPQVSLGTTESDSPGLDMPLPAEGTSTSSSLPAPKKATGVDVLTPGPRAPELKGRARGKPSLLAAARPMRAILPAPANVGRGSSMGLPRARQAFPLSDKTPSVRTCGLKPSTLKQLGQPIQQPSNTGEVKLPNGPGNRTSQVKVVEVKPDMFPPYKYSCTVTLDLGLATSRGRGKCKNPSCSYVYTNRHKPRICPSCGFNLAKDRTEKTTKVLEAALWGTGRQFSASYKKELCNRAAQRRNGWPRE, from the exons ATGGACAATAATGGAAATGGGGAGAAATTGCATCAGTCCAGGCAGGAGATGATGATGAGTAGAAGGCTGGTGACAGGGATAGAGAAAG AGGTGAGGCGGGGCCTGGACCCCTCACGCTCCGCACAGCCCCGCCCCAGTTACCTGAACGCCCTACGGCAATGCCCGGGGGGCTGAGGGCGTC CAGCGGGCGGCCgcagcttcctcctcctcccggaACCTCTAGCCGGAAGCAGTCCGTCCGCCTTAGCAGCCCCCTTCCAAGCCCGTAAGCAGTTTCTATGGGCCCGCCCCTCAGCCAGAGCTGTACTGTTGCGCTTGCGCAAGGGGACGCACGCAGTCACGCGCCGCCGGCCGCTTCCGGCGTGCCGCGAGGGCCGCCGGGACGGGTCTCCCTGGCGATCCGAGGTGTGTTGCTCCGGCTCTTGCTCCCGCCGAA GTGCCGCGGTGACGCCCGTGCCCCTGCTGACTTCCTCGGGCTCCCCGGGGCTTGACCCCCGGGGCCCTCAGCAGGCGTCAGTGAAGAGCCTGCGGAGCGAACCTGTGCTCTCATACCCGCCCAACGCGACCCTGTATCGCGACTCTGAGGAAGGGGAT CGAGAGGGGCTGTCGCGACTCCGCGCCGTGTGTCgccgggcggggccgcggggccggGGCTCCTTTAGCACCCGGGATGCGCGCGCGAGCCCTCGTCTCCACTTCCTTGTTGCCACTGTCACGACTGGAGCCGCCTCTCGCCGACAGCGGGGAGCCCGAGTGCGCCGGCCAGTCCCCTCGTCGAGCCCCCTGGCCGGGCGCCTCCGGGAATGTGAGCCGCGCAACTTGCACGCTCCTCCGG CCATGGATGCATCATATGATGGTACTGAGGTAACTGTCGTGATGGAGGAAATTGAGGAAGCCTACTGTTATACGTCCCCTGGGCCacccaagaagaagaaaaaatataaaatacatggaGAAAAGGCCAAGAAACCCAG GTCTGCTTACCTTCTGTACTATTACGACATCTACCTGAAAGTGCAGCAGGAGCTCCCACACCTCCCTCAGTCTGAGATCAATAAGAAGATTAGCGAGAGCTGGAGGCTTCTCAGTGTGGCGGAGAGGAGTTACTACTTGGAGAAAGCCAAACTAGAGAAAGAAGGTTTGGATCCT AACTCTAAGCTCTCTGCACTGACCGCTGTGGTTCCGGACATCCCAGGTTTCCGCAAGATCCTCCCCCGCTCAGATTACATCATCATCCCCAAGAGCAGCCTGCAGGAGGATCGGAGCTGCCCTCAGCTAGAGCTGTGCGTGGCCCAGAACCAGATGTCCCCTAAAGGACCATCTCTTGTATCCAACACTGCCCTGGAGACAGTGCCCAGCCATGCAGGCGTggcagaacagtgcctggctgtGGAGGCCTTAGCGGAGGATGTGGGAGCTCTTGCCCAGCCAGGTGCTGTACAGGAGATCGCCACCTCAGAGATCCTCAGCCAGGATGTGCTCCTGAACGAGGCTTCCCTGGAGGTAGGGGAGAGCCATCAACCTTACCAGACAAGCCTCGTGATTGAAGAGACCTTAGTGAATGGCTCACCAGACCTCCCCACTGGGAGCCTGGCagtgccccacccccaggtgggGGAGAGCATGTCAGTGGTGACAGTCATGAGG GATTCCAGTGAGAGTAACTCCTCTGCGCCAGCCACACAGTTCATCATGTTGCCTCTTCCTGCCTACTCGGTTGTGGAGAACCCCACCTCCATCAAACTG actACTACATACACCCGACGGGGCCATGGGACATGCACCAGCCCAGGTTGCTCCTTTACATATGTCACCAGGCACAAACCACCTAAGTGCCCTACCTGTGGTAACTTCCTAGGAGGGAAGTGGATCCCAAAG gAAAAGCCAACTAAAGTCAAAGTGGAATTGGCTTCTGGCAGCTCCTCCAAAGGCTCTGTGGTTAAAAGAAGTCAGCAGCCTGTCACCACTGAGCAGAATTCCCCTAAGGAAAATGCTTCAAAACTGACTCTGGAGAACTCAGAAGCTGTAAGCCAGCTCCTAAGTGTAGCTCCTCCAAGAGAAGTGGGTGAGGAGAATGAGTGGGAGGAAGTGATCATCTCAGATGCCCATGTTTTGGTCAAGGAAACTCCTGGGAATCGTGGTACAGCAGTCACTAAGACACCGGTGGTCAAGAGTGGTGTGCAGCCTCAGGTCTCTCTGGGGACAACTGAGAGTGACAGTCCTGGACTAGACATGCCACTGCCAGCCGAGGGGACCAGCACCTCCAGTTCACTCCCTGCTCCTAAAAAGGCTACGGG agttgaTGTGCTCACCCCTGGGCCCAGAGCCCCAGAGCTTAAAGGCAGAGCACGGGGCAAGCCCTCATTACTGGCTGCAGCAAGACCCATGAGAGCAATTCTGCCAGCTCCAGCTAATGTGGGCCGAGGCAGCAGCATGGGactgcccagggccaggcaggcctTCCCCCTGAGTG ATAAGACTCCCTCTGTGAGGACTTGTGGCCTGAAGCCAAGCACGCTGAAGCAGTTGGGCCAGCCCATCCAACAGCCATCTAACACTGGTGAGGTGAAG CTACCAAATGGCCCGGGCAACAGGACATCTCAGGTGAAAGTTGTAGAGGTCAAGCCTGATATGTTTCCTCCATATAAGTACAGCTGTACTGTCACACTG GATTTGGGCCTGGCTACATCAAGAGGCCGGGGAAAGTGCAAGAATCCCTCTTGTAGCTATGTCTACACCAACCGGCATAAACCGCGGATTTGTCCCAGCTGTGGTTTTAACCTTGCCAAAGACCGGACTGAGAAAACCACCAAGGTTCTT